A single Vulpes lagopus strain Blue_001 chromosome 3, ASM1834538v1, whole genome shotgun sequence DNA region contains:
- the MPV17L gene encoding mpv17-like protein isoform X1 codes for MGMAGWWRALLRAARRYPWPTNVLLYAALFSAGDALQQRLRGAPADWQQTRRVATVAVTFHGNFNYVWLRLLERALPGRAPRAVLAKVLCDQAIGGPVAVSAFYAGMSILQEKDDIFLDLKKKFWNTYKSGLVYWPFVQLTNFSLVPVHWRTAYTGLCGFLWATFLCFSQQSGDGTFKSAFTFLHVKEANALERSPKK; via the exons atgggCATGGCTGGCTGGTGGCGGGCGCTGCTGCGCGCGGCCCGGCGCTACCCGTGGCCCACCAACGTGCTGCTCTACGCGGCTCTCTTCTCCGCCGGGGACGCGCTGCAGCAACGGCTACGGGGCGCTCCGGCCGACTGGCAGCAGACGCGGCGCGTGGCCACCGTGGCCGTGACCTTCCACGGCAACTTCAACTACGTGTGGCTGCGCCTGCTGGAGCGCGCGCTGCCGGGCCGTGCGCCGCGCGCGGTGCTGGCCAAGGTGCTGTGCGACCAGGCGATCGGCGGGCCGGTGGCCGTCTCGGCCTTCTATGCAG GTATGAGTATTCTCCAGGAAAAGGATGATATATTTTTGgacctgaaaaagaaattttggaataCATACAAG agtGGTCTCGTGTACTGGCCTTTTGTGCAG ctCACCAACTTTAGCCTGGTTCCTGTTCACTGGAGGACAGCTTACACTGGACTTTGTGGTTTTCTGTGGGCTACATTCCTCTGCTTTTCGCAACAGAGTGGCGATGGCACGTTCAAGTCTGCTTTCACCTTCCTTCATGTGAAGGAGGCCAATGCGCTTGAGAGATCCCCTAAGAAATGA
- the MPV17L gene encoding mpv17-like protein isoform X2, translated as MNIKEITASGPGGCNPCDPVVGQACPAPGKIRAWGDGPPYQGRTLLSNTPTKCAAGLLRDPGSRAGATGGMSILQEKDDIFLDLKKKFWNTYKSGLVYWPFVQLTNFSLVPVHWRTAYTGLCGFLWATFLCFSQQSGDGTFKSAFTFLHVKEANALERSPKK; from the exons ATGAACATCAAGGAGATCACAGCCAGTGGCCCTGGAGGCTGCAACCCCTGTGACCCAGTTGTGGGACAGGCCTGTCCTGCTCCTGGGAAAATCCGAGCCTGGGGCGACGGGCCTCCTTACCAGGGGCGCACACTCCTTTCTAACACACCGACCAAGTGCGCCGCGGGGCTGCTGCGGGACCCCGGGAGCAGAGCAGGTGCAACCGGAG GTATGAGTATTCTCCAGGAAAAGGATGATATATTTTTGgacctgaaaaagaaattttggaataCATACAAG agtGGTCTCGTGTACTGGCCTTTTGTGCAG ctCACCAACTTTAGCCTGGTTCCTGTTCACTGGAGGACAGCTTACACTGGACTTTGTGGTTTTCTGTGGGCTACATTCCTCTGCTTTTCGCAACAGAGTGGCGATGGCACGTTCAAGTCTGCTTTCACCTTCCTTCATGTGAAGGAGGCCAATGCGCTTGAGAGATCCCCTAAGAAATGA